In Pseudomonas sp. ADAK2, the genomic window GTGGTACAAGGCCGCCGCCGACGAACGCCAGATCGAGGTCAGCCTCGACGACGCCCGCGAAGTGGTTTACGGCATGCCTTACGCCGAGTGGAAAGCCCAATACCAGCAAGAAGCCAGCGCCGAACAACAAGCGGCGTTCGCCAAAGGAAAACCCAATGAGTGATTTGAACACCCTGCGCGCCAGCCTCAACAGCGGCGAACATGCTTTCGCCGATACCCTGGCATTCATCGCCGCCGGCTACGATTACCAGCCGCAAGCCTTCAACAACGGTGGCGTGGAAAACGCTGCCGGGCAGAATGAAGGTTCGTGCAAGACCCTCGGTCTGGCGTTGCTGGAAGGCTTGAGCGATGAAGAAGCGCTGTTGGCATTTGGCGAGCATTACCGTTCGGTTGTCGCCACGCCGGAAGGCAGCGATCACGGCAATATCCGCGCGTTGATTGCCCATGGATTGGCCGGTGTGAAATTCACCCAACAGCCCCTGACTCGCCGCTAAACGCTTTTTCCTGTAGGAGCGAGGCTTGCCCGCGATGGCGATCTCAAGAACGCCATCGCCGGCAAGCCGTGCTCCTACAAGGGGCGCAACACATCCCGACTTTTAAGATTGACCCGGCGACTTTATTTCGTTTGCCGGCCCCCTCTGCTCGCGGCTTAGATAAAAAGAAGCAACCCTTCTTCCGAGTCAGGTATCCATGAGCAGCGAAACCATCAGCCAGTCGATCAACGTCGTTCATCCCGTCACGCTCAGCCACGGCAAAAACGCCGAGGTCTGGGATACCGAGGGCAAACGCTACATCGACTTCGTCGGCGGCATCGGCGTGCTGAACCTCGGCCATTGCCATCCGCGCATCGTCGAAGCCATTCGCGAACAAGCCACCCGGCTGACCCACTACGCGTTCAACGCCGCCCCGCATGGGCCTTACCTCGAACTGATGGATCGCCTCTGCACCTTTATCCCGGTGGATTACCCGGTCAGCGGCATGCTCACCAACAGCGGCGCGGAAGCGGCGGAAAACGCCCTGAAAATCGTTCGCGGTGCCACTGGCCGTACAGCCGTGATTGCCTTTGATGGCGCCTTTCACGGTCGCACTCTTGCGACCCTCAACCTCAACGGCAAGGTCGCGCCCTACAAACAGAAAGTCGGCGTGCTGCCGGGTCCGGTCTATCACCTGCCCTTCCCGAGCAAGGACAACGGCGTGACCTGCGCCGAGGCGTTGAAGGCGATGGAGCGGCTGTTCAGCGTCGAGATCGACGTGAATGACGTGGCGTGTTTTATCGTCGAACCCGTGCAGGGCGAAGCAGGCTTCCTGGCAATGGACGTGGAGTTTGCCCAGGCGTTGCGGCGCTTCTGTGATGAGAAAAACATCCTGCTGATCGCCGATGAAATCCAGTCCGGTTTCGGTCGTACCGGTGAGCGGTTTGCCTTCTCGCGCCTGGGCATTGAACCGGATCTGATCCTGCTCGCCAAAAGCATCGCCGGCGGTATGCCGCTCGGCGCGGTAGCCGGGCGCAAGGCACTGCTCGACACCTTGCCCAAGGGCGGACTCGGTGGCACCTATTCCGGCAACCCGATCGCCTGCGCTGCGGCCCTGGCAACCCTGGACGAGATGACGGATGCGAACCTGCACGCCTGGGGCTCGCAACAGGAAGAAGCCATCGTCAGCCGTTACGAAGCCTGGCGTGCCAGCAAGCTTTTCCCGTTTCTTGGCCGCCTGACCGGTGTCGGGGCGATGCGCGGTATCGAACTGCTCAACGTCGACGGCACACCGGCCTCAGCGCAATTGACCCAGTTGCTGGCCCTGGCGCGCGATGCGGGTTTGCTGCTGATGCCCAGCGGCAAGTCGCGCAACATCATTCGGCTGCTGGCACCGCTGACCACTGAAGCGGCGGTGCTGGAGGAAGGCCTGGACATCTTCGAGGCCTGCCTGGCCAAGCTTTCCTGACAACGCAAACTGCGATCCGGGACTGACATAGCGAATTATGTTCGCTTGTGGTCCTGGATTTAGCGTCGCAATACTGCCCGACTACCCCTTTTATCTAGCGAGACCGTAACCACCTACAAGCCGAGGCATTCATGTATCACGACAATATAATTTATAAAAAAAAGTCCAATGATCCTCAATTCCTGCTTGGCGTCGCCGTGGTGTTGTTCCTCGGCGCGTACCTGATGAACCTGGGCAACAGCGCCCTGAGTCACTTTCTGCAACCGCTGCTGGGCGATGCCCCCGACAGCCTGACCGCGCGCAATATCGCCATTGGATTGCTGATCGCCGTGCTCGGCACGCTGAACTTCCACGTCCTTGGGCGCTTGAAGTTCAAGGTGCAAACCACCGTCGTGTGGATCGAACTGCTGATTCTGTTCCTCGCCTTCTTCGACACCTTCAA contains:
- a CDS encoding DUF1244 domain-containing protein — its product is MNDQQRLELEAAAFRRLVAHLDSRKDVQNIDLMNLSGFCRNCLSKWYKAAADERQIEVSLDDAREVVYGMPYAEWKAQYQQEASAEQQAAFAKGKPNE
- a CDS encoding 2-aminoadipate transaminase, whose product is MSSETISQSINVVHPVTLSHGKNAEVWDTEGKRYIDFVGGIGVLNLGHCHPRIVEAIREQATRLTHYAFNAAPHGPYLELMDRLCTFIPVDYPVSGMLTNSGAEAAENALKIVRGATGRTAVIAFDGAFHGRTLATLNLNGKVAPYKQKVGVLPGPVYHLPFPSKDNGVTCAEALKAMERLFSVEIDVNDVACFIVEPVQGEAGFLAMDVEFAQALRRFCDEKNILLIADEIQSGFGRTGERFAFSRLGIEPDLILLAKSIAGGMPLGAVAGRKALLDTLPKGGLGGTYSGNPIACAAALATLDEMTDANLHAWGSQQEEAIVSRYEAWRASKLFPFLGRLTGVGAMRGIELLNVDGTPASAQLTQLLALARDAGLLLMPSGKSRNIIRLLAPLTTEAAVLEEGLDIFEACLAKLS
- a CDS encoding HopJ type III effector protein, which gives rise to MSDLNTLRASLNSGEHAFADTLAFIAAGYDYQPQAFNNGGVENAAGQNEGSCKTLGLALLEGLSDEEALLAFGEHYRSVVATPEGSDHGNIRALIAHGLAGVKFTQQPLTRR